A portion of the Terriglobales bacterium genome contains these proteins:
- a CDS encoding M20/M25/M40 family metallo-hydrolase has product MKFATRRLVVCSFLFFSALAHAQTQEKVDLDMVTKIRYEGFRNSKIKEIAEGLLENIGPRLTGSPNMKRANEWTRDQLTKFGLVNSHLEAWGPFGRGWWNEYVNVRMLSPDTQTFIAYPKAWTPGTDGAVHGDCVRATIRTKQDFGKYKGKLAGKILVLGEFADVKPIVESPYERYTDKSLADVANYELPSERPALSPQEQQRRQQFQRDLNQFFAEEKPLAVIDHSRQTTGGGTVFVQGGGAYRKSEPQAAVPQLTMAIEQWDRVARLLEQKTPVQLEINVKNNWSDVDEQYDTIAEIPGTDKKDEVVMLGAHLDSWHTGTGATDNGAGSIVMMEAVRILQTLGVKPRRTVRIGLWSGEEEGLLGSQWYVQHHFGSRPPMDTPQLQGMPTLRRREAGPVTLKPEQAKVSAYFNIDNGTGKIRGVYMQENAGVQPIFEAWMHPFKDLGMDTLTMRSTGGTDHLSFDAVGIPGFQFIQDPIEYDTRTHHSNMDVYDRLQFDDLRQIAVIVADFVYNAAMRDQMFPRKPIEKELPKTPTKPEDEDQAPPSGM; this is encoded by the coding sequence TTGAAATTCGCGACCCGTCGTTTGGTGGTTTGCTCTTTTTTGTTTTTCTCCGCGCTTGCCCATGCACAGACTCAGGAAAAAGTGGATCTGGATATGGTGACGAAGATCCGCTATGAGGGTTTCCGCAACTCGAAGATCAAAGAAATCGCCGAAGGGCTGCTGGAGAACATTGGCCCGCGGCTTACAGGATCGCCCAACATGAAGCGCGCCAATGAGTGGACACGCGATCAGCTCACAAAATTCGGCCTGGTGAATTCCCACCTGGAGGCTTGGGGGCCGTTCGGGCGCGGCTGGTGGAACGAGTACGTAAACGTGCGCATGTTGTCGCCGGATACTCAGACGTTCATCGCGTATCCGAAAGCGTGGACGCCTGGAACCGATGGTGCGGTGCACGGTGATTGCGTTCGCGCCACCATCAGGACCAAGCAAGACTTTGGAAAATACAAAGGCAAGCTGGCGGGAAAGATCTTGGTTCTCGGCGAGTTCGCGGACGTGAAGCCGATCGTAGAGTCTCCGTACGAACGGTACACCGATAAGTCGCTGGCAGACGTTGCTAATTACGAACTCCCGAGCGAGAGGCCGGCGTTGAGTCCGCAAGAGCAGCAGAGACGGCAGCAGTTCCAGCGCGATCTGAACCAGTTCTTCGCCGAGGAGAAACCCCTGGCGGTGATCGATCACAGCCGACAAACAACGGGCGGAGGAACCGTGTTCGTGCAAGGCGGCGGCGCGTATCGCAAGAGCGAGCCTCAGGCTGCAGTGCCGCAGTTGACCATGGCGATTGAGCAGTGGGATCGCGTGGCCCGTCTGCTGGAGCAGAAGACGCCGGTGCAGCTCGAGATCAACGTGAAGAACAACTGGTCTGACGTTGACGAGCAGTACGACACCATCGCTGAGATCCCCGGCACCGACAAGAAAGATGAAGTCGTAATGCTGGGAGCGCACCTCGATTCATGGCATACCGGCACCGGCGCAACCGACAACGGCGCGGGCAGCATCGTGATGATGGAGGCGGTGCGGATCTTGCAAACGCTTGGAGTAAAGCCGCGCCGGACGGTTCGTATCGGCCTATGGAGTGGGGAAGAGGAGGGATTGCTGGGCTCGCAGTGGTATGTGCAGCACCATTTTGGGTCGCGTCCGCCGATGGATACGCCGCAGCTGCAAGGGATGCCGACACTTCGTCGGCGCGAAGCCGGCCCGGTGACGCTGAAACCCGAGCAGGCGAAGGTGTCGGCATACTTCAATATCGACAACGGAACCGGCAAGATTCGCGGTGTTTACATGCAGGAAAACGCCGGAGTGCAACCAATCTTCGAAGCGTGGATGCATCCGTTCAAAGATCTCGGCATGGATACGCTCACGATGCGCTCTACCGGCGGCACGGATCATCTGTCGTTCGACGCTGTGGGCATCCCTGGATTCCAATTCATCCAGGACCCGATTGAGTACGACACTCGCACTCACCATTCCAACATGGACGTTTATGACCGTCTGCAGTTCGATGATCTCCGGCAGATCGCGGTGATCGTGGCTGACTTCGTCTACAACGCTGCGATGCGCGACCAGATGTTCCCGCGCAAGCCAATCGAGAAAGAGCTGCCGAAGACTCCGACAAAGCCGGAGGATGAAGATCAAGCACCACCGTCGGGAATGTGA
- a CDS encoding twin-arginine translocation signal domain-containing protein, whose protein sequence is MNHSSFGSLHLPSRRNFLRTTAATLAAGAMGTGFAPYAVAENEKRKQADPKPIPGGTPGLNGAFHVYAPGPPNLSFTDPPDSEPATITDFKGFAGLTYISGNVVRTDRKTGVTKLLPFLDADMRFMQGVYRGVNGRVHQGTFALI, encoded by the coding sequence ATGAACCACTCTTCTTTCGGCAGCCTTCACCTTCCGTCGAGGAGGAACTTCCTCCGGACCACCGCAGCTACCCTGGCCGCCGGCGCGATGGGAACTGGATTTGCTCCCTATGCCGTAGCCGAGAACGAGAAAAGGAAGCAAGCCGATCCGAAGCCGATCCCCGGGGGCACGCCCGGGTTGAATGGCGCTTTTCATGTGTACGCTCCCGGGCCTCCCAATCTTTCCTTTACGGATCCTCCCGATTCGGAACCCGCGACGATCACTGACTTCAAAGGCTTCGCTGGCCTCACTTACATCAGCGGAAACGTCGTTCGCACCGACCGCAAGACGGGAGTGACCAAACTCCTGCCCTTCCTGGACGCCGACATGCGATTCATGCAGGGGGTCTACCGCGGGGTGAATGGCCGTGTCCATCAGGGCACATTCGCGCTCATATGA